The genomic region ttagaggaatCTGTGGTCATAATTAGTTGTACCCAATAACCAATGGAATTGAAACAATAGTGTAAGATCTTGATTGGTTTACATGtgaaaaaataatctatttaagattaaactaaaaaacacaAATCAGGTCGGTTAGGACAGGAAACCATCAATGATTGGTCTTTTatcaacaaaacattaaaaaagaaatttgagAGCCTTCAGTTCTTCAAGTCTCACCCCTCACTCCCTTAATCATAAGCCTATTTGCTTCCCTTTGCTCCGTCGCAACAATCACCCTCACTCTTAAGTCATGAACTCACGACAACGACTACATATGATGAAAAGGCTAACAATTGTTGTGATAGTTTTATTTCcctctttttttgttcattttttactttctaCCAAATTTCAAGGATAACAATAttcgtgaaaaaaaattattaacgtatttattttagtataataaattaaagatagataattattttgttttattatcacatttagaagaaaaaaattgaaatgtgaTGCTATGATAGTCActgtaattgtttttgatatGAAAAACGCTTATATATCCTAAAGTAATCTCATATatcattttgtaaaaattataacGAGGGTACTTGTATATTTAATGGTTTATATGACTTTGTAAATGTTGCACAGGtcttctattattttaaatgagaaaaatggttatataataattatctattattattttatattattatttaatcatatttattatttatgatttttttaccataatattgatatgaaataATCAATGACTTTGTCGATGACTCATTTTTCTAAGATAAGTTGACTAGtcatttttagatatttttctctctcaatcacatttttttcattcacaaaatttaaatttagaatcACTTGGACCAACAATTTATTGATCCCACTATTTATAATaagtttgataatttttacaaaattactttaaaagtcataCAATTAATGATCTctgatgaataaaaataatttatcgtcATTTAATAATACACATAACTCAATCATTTAAAATGCAAGTTGGAAACATGTATTGTAATTCTGTAAGTAACTTATGTCAAAATCATGCCTAATGAATTAAAGTTTCAAAGGCATCctaacatattaaatatatgtagatcaaaaaagataaaatacaaTTTAGAAACTTATACTATAACTTTGTAGGTAgcattttccaaaataaaatatcaaatcttatatcaaaaaataaaaagtgagttttttttaatagaaacacACTTATGtcatttcattaataataagCACAGAAATACATGAGGGAACAATGTTAAAAACTTGAGAGCTAGCATGAAAAGTTGACCCATTGTTAAGGAATAAGCAACAAAATTTGTTTGTCTCTTGACCAAACCCATCAttgagtttgaaaaactgaaaaataaagtgTGAGTTTACTCTCCTAAAATTCTTAGTCTCATTTTTGctcaacaaaattataaataagaaatttgatTATGACTGAGTCTTCACCAaatcaagataaaaaatttgtattcaATTCAAGCTCAAAATTTATAGTCCCAAATTCTTAAATTATATCGAGCATGGTCAAGCTAGCCTGGTCAGTTGAATTGGTTTTGCCATGACCTTTGTATGCAAACCAACACATGATGGTAGGGAAAATGAAAGTGACTATTACATTGGACTAGAGGAAGAAGATAAGTTTGTGAGTAAAGAGTGAGGGTGATATTTTGAGTTGTCACTCCATGCTCAAGTCGGGGATTGAACACAAGGGATCCAAATGTCAAATTACTTGTGCTAACAACTTTTTGGCTATGGACATACATTCTAATTGACCTTATTGGTGTTTATGTGATTTAATGTCATCTTAATATACttgaaattatcaatttattgtcaaattaattcttATTGATGTCTTCTTAAATGGACAATCACATGACAAATAATAAGACATATTCAACATTTCTTAATGATGTTAATGGATGGTTAACTATATCAACAAACTTGactaataaaatttcattttgcaataaaaaaaaatcattgttcaTTTCTATTAgtctttcattaattttcttttgttaagtaaaatttttgtttcctatttaatctttttaaatatCATGACCTTttcatttaatcattttaaatacaAGTGGTCTTTCATAGGGCTGACAATAAACTGAAAGAGAATAAATTACAGcacatattaatttaaatgttacatatttttagaaattgaaaactTATTTAGGTTCCTTTTTctgttattaaaaaatgaaactaagGTGCAGGAAACATTACACCAATAGGCAAGAACTTAGGTAGAGAAAGTCTgtcccaaaaattagcaaaaaaaaaaatgttaaccaaTATTACAGTTGTGTGTCTTAAAGATGAAGAGAATACAGTAAggtaatgaaaatataaaagaatggtAAGATAGCGGCGATTGATGATTCCAACATTATGGCGCAAATAATATGGTCTATATATACCACCTTCCTCCACGTTCAGTTCACTTGTCCCTCTTTACAAAATTATATGCAACAAATGCCACTCATCCTTGTTTTAATTACAGATGCACCACAATTTAGcatttcaatgaaaaataaaatcttagaaTATGcttcaagaagaagaaatcctCGAGATGGTTTATACTACTGATATGATTATTTAAGCCATTATAATTAGATTATAATAATCGTAATTTACGTGAAGTGATAAACTTAAAGTTTACTATAGTAAATTACGATTATTACATTGCTACCTTCTGTTTGGTGAGATTACCAAAATTTGCTTATCTTTTCAATCTAAAGATTAAGATTAAGTTTcacaaaacattttaattagttttttttattaattgaacaattcatttgattatttgataagtaagttttttaataatttttaacattttttaaatattatttaaaataatattttttaaaacattatattttatctttgatatatttgttcattttcttattttttaaataaattataattttattatttttttattattttacatttttcaacTACTTCAATAACTAATATTaccaaatacttttaatttaataagttattttttcaatttttaactatAGTTATCGACCAACTTTTCCTGAAAAATTAGTCGGTAGCTGAAAGCTGAAAATGTAACTTATTAAATGATTAGTGTTTTATAGAATTAATTGTTGCAAtaactgaaaaatataaaattatataaaaataataaaatcgtgatttacttttttaaaaaaaattaatttttttataaaatatattaagaataaaagtagaaaaaatataaaaaattaaaagataaaagttaacttttaaaaaatattatttcaaataaaattttaaaaaatattagaagctAATAAAAAAGTTTGTGTACTAAATgattaaacaagttttttaattagtaaagaaaattaaaaatgaattgaaatgtcTTCTTGAACATAatccaattttataaaattatttgaaaaatattacaatgatgccgattatatattatgttaactatttataattgtttaaaaaaatttacttcatatttttcaataaaagaggttgattgaaacatttttttatgaacagCATCTATCTATATGTAAAGGAAATTTGAAATATTCATGATGGttagttgaaattttaaattaactttcACCTTTCGAActttatttatacattttaaagTTAGCGGGGGGCATTTTGTCCGCAACACAATATAAAGTACCACGCAACGTGCAGCCGATGGGGCACAAAAGAGAGAgacccttttccttctctctGGCTTTCCTTTGACGCTTCTGACACTgctccttttctttctctccgTGTCCTAATGGCTCTCCCCGACTCTTCTTCCCGCCGCAACTCCCTGATCCCCTCCTTCATCTACTCCTCTTCCTCCAAAACGCTCCCTCTACACCACATGCTCAACTCCGCCTCCGCCGCCGCCCCCTCCCAGCCGCCGGAAAACCTCCACGCCGGATCGCGCGGCCTCATGATTCCCTCTCCCAGCGAGTCACGCAAGATCGAGATGTACTCCCCTGCCTTCTACGCCGCCTGCACCGCCGGTGGAATCCTCAGCTGTGGCCTCACTCACATGGCCGTCACTCCTCTTGACCTAGTCAAGTGTAATATGcaggttctctctctctctctctctctatatatatatatatatatatatatatatcgatcTGTCTTATTGTGCTTAGATTTAACTCTGTTTTTGTTCGATTGTCATGTGTTTGCTACTATTTTGCTTCGTGATGGTTTAGATCTGCGATTAAGTCGTGGTTCTCGCGTCTTCGTCAATTAGATCTGCCACGCTTGGAAGCTTTGTTTACTTGAAAGATCGTTAGCCTCATATTTCGTGATGTTTCTAGGTTGATttcatgctttttatttttcatttctagtTTCGGACATGTGCTATCCTGGTCTTTCAGAAGTCTCATGACTTTgcagtttgttttttttctttcccgaTCAAGTCTGTTAGATTATCTAGTTTCATGATTCCACGAGAGAATCTTCGTTAGGCGCGTCGTTAGATTACAGGAGATGGAAGGTTTGTTTTTGTGGAAGTGCTGAATCTGTAATGAATAGTCGTGATTTGTCTTGGGCCGGTTAGGATTCGGCTTCTCTTAAGTTGAGGTGCTGGTTGTGATTCTGCGAGATAATCCTTAGTTACTTACATTGGAGGACAAGGATGTTTGTACGTCCTGGAGCGCTGAATCTGTAACGAGAGATTAAGAGTCTTGTTTGTTGTTGTAACGTTAAGGATCCAGTTCCTCAGAAGTTTTACTCCGTTGAGGCGCTGAGTGTGGTTCTGCACGAGAAACTTCATTTGACACATTGTTGCATTAGAGAGCCGTCTTGAATTGCTGAACCTGTAATGAATTGTAATGTTAAGAATCTTACTCTTCGAAAGTAAGTAATCTTAGTTGTGttgataagaaaatcaacttttgatattacatgcacatgcataaaAATTATGGTTGTGTTGGAATATTACTTTATAAGTACTTTAGAGAAGTCAAATCCTAATGTTGATACCTAGTGCATGGCATTGGAATTGAGATTGTTTACTTGGTTGTTGCTACGATTTGTGTTTTAACATTTGAATTGGTTATTGATTTCAGATTGATCCTGCTAAGTACAAGAGCATCTCTTCTGGGTTTGGAGTTTTGCTTAAGGAGCAGGGATTCAGGGGCTTTTTCCGTGGCTGGGTGCCTACCTTGCTTGGTTACAGTGCCCAGGGTGCTTGCAAATTTGGCTTCTATGAGTTCTTTAAGAAGTACTATTCTGATATTGCTGGCCCAGAGTATGCAAGCAAGTACAAGACCTTGATCTACCTTGCTGGTTCAGCATCTGCTGAGGTTATTGCTGATATTGCTCTTTGCCCATTTGAGGCTGTGAAGGTCCGTGTCCAAACTCAGCCAGGTTTTGCAAGGGGTTTGTCTGATGGGCTCCCAAAATTTGTCAGATCCGAAGGAACCTTAGGGTATGCTTACAAATGCTGTTAACTCGTACATTGTTTTTGGTAGAGGATGTACTGTAATCATTCTATGTTGATCTATGCTCGGATTTAAGATTAGGTTGTGATCTTATTAAGTGTCTTATGATTTCAGGCTGTACAAGGGATTAGTGCCTCTATGGGGACGACAGATTCCATGTAAGTTAGCCATCCATATAGTTTGTAGTTTGCATTATACTTTTTAGTGCCCTCTTACTGAATTGGATGTGTTTGTGCATTGTTCGGTATCTCTTGGGTTACCAGAATAGATGGTGTTTTAGTTTGTACTCCAACTTTAAGATTTATCAGGTTACTAAATTCTCATGTCCTGATTGTTGAGCCATTGTGGCACTTCCCTGTTGCGTTACAGTTTTTGTTGGGAATTAGTTGTCATTTATTGTAGATTTTGGATGCATATGCCTATACAACTCTGATTATTCACACTATATTATGATATTGATAATGTATTATTGGTTCTCAGCATTTCCATATTGCAAAGTATGGTTGGTTTGTGAATTGTATGCTTTTCAtagcttttttttaatcttgtttATGCCGCCTTCATCATTATatggaattattatttttgttctgtGCTCTTACTCagtttaaaaattgaaactttttgtCTGTTGAGAAATGATGCTATTTGTCATTGTGAATATTGGTGGtgaaatttgatgttttttgttGTATTAGTTTGAGGTCTGTTTCATTTGCATCTTATAACTTGATATATAAAAGGTCCTGATACCTGATAATATGACCTGTATAACATAAAAATGTTCTTTCTTGCAGACACAATGATGAAGTTTGCTTCGTTTGAGACCATTGTAGAGCTGATCTATAAGCACGCCATCCCAACACCAAAGAATGAGTGCACCAAAGGCCTGCAACTTGGTGTCAGTTTTGCTGGTGGATATATTGCTGGTGTACTTTGTGCAATTGTGTCTCATCCTGCTGATAATCTTGTCTCTTTTCTGAACAATGCAAAAGGAGCAACAGTTGGTGATGTGAGTGTCATACTTGGTGCATGTTTAGTATAATTGTTTCATATTGCATCTGTTTTTGACGAGCTTCTTTGATTTTATATACTGTATAATGCAGGCGGTGAAGAAGCTTGGCCTGTGGGGTCTCTTTACCCGTGGTCTTCCCCTCCGTATTGTTATGATTGGAACTCTTACTGGAGCCCAATGGGGAATATATGATGCATTCAAAGTGTCTGTCGGATTGTAAGTTTACACAATTGCTAGTTTTATGATAGGGTTCCATACTTTCATATATATTGTTTTCCTTCAGTATTGACgttctaatgaaataaatttcccCTTCCCAGGCCAACCACTGGTGGTCCTGCTCCTGCAGCTGCTCTAGCTTCTGATGCTGAGCTTGCAAAGGCATAGAATGTCCAATGATGACACATTCAACAGTTTGTTTACGAAACTTAGAAAGCCAGTGAATAGGGACACCATAAATAAACAGGAGGATTGCAGAAGTTGCTTGAGTGGAACTCGAGCTTGGTTGgataatatattcttttaaagttCAGACATCGTGTttccatttttcttaaatttgagtattttgaatttttaggaGGATGGTTTTGCTCGCATCCTCCTCTTGCTGAAAACTTTGTAGGTAGGAATGATATAATTTTGCATGCTAGGTTCTCTACATGCCATTGTCAAACGGGAATACTCATTTGTTTTCTTGTCTGTGCATAAGCACAGACGCATTTGCAAATGTCTAGATTGAGATAATTTTTACTccctttatttgattatttctttTGGAAAATGTTCCTTTTTTGTTGTATTGCAATCATCAGCTCTCTTAAACGACTGTTATCATGAGTCAACTACTAGCTATTTAATCCCTTTTTTGTTGTGATTAGTTCCGGGGAAAATGCAAAATTGATGGGAATCCAGTCACCTATCGCGATCGATATGTTGGACTTCTCGTTATGGGTCTTAATGACTCAGGCTTCACCAaatcaagataaaaaatttgTGTTCAATTCAAGCTCCCAAATTATAGTCCAAAATCCTTAAATTATATCGAGCATGGTCAGGTTAGCCTTGTCTGTTGAATTGGTTTTGCCATGACCTTTGTATGCAAACCAGCACATGATGGTAGGGAAAATGAAAGTGACTATTACATCGGAGTAGAGGAAGAAGATAGGTTTGTGAGTAAAGAGTGAGAGTGAAATGTGACAAGTCTCatgaacttttaaatattttgttaaggaTCAATAATTGATGGGTCAgacatacattttatttttgggtATAATTTGTGTGATTCTTCTCCCATCGGGTTGGTTCATTTTTTAGGTAAGGTGATATTTTGAGTTGTCACTCTATGCTCAAGTCGGGGATCGAATACCAAACCTTGAATAAGGAATCCAAATATCAAATTACTTGTGTTAACAACTTTTGGTTATGGACATACATTCTAATTGACCTTATTGGTGTTTATGTGATTTAATGTCATCTTAATATacttaaaattatcaatttattgtCAAATTGATTCTTATTGATGTCTTCTTAAATGGACAATCACATGACAAATAATGTGACACATTCAATATTTCTTAATGATGTTAATGGATGGTTAACTATATCAACAAACTTGACTAATACAATTTCATTTcgcaataaaaaaatcattgtttattcttttgaaaattgagttaaaggagaaaaaattattttgcaaatgAACCTTCTATTAgtctttcattaattttcttttgttaagtaaattttttgtttcctatttaatctttttaaatatCATGACCTTttcatttaatcattttaaatataagtgGTCTTTCATAGGGCTGACAATAAACTGAAAGAGAATAAATTACAGcacatattaatttaaatgttacatatttttagaaattgaaaacttatttaggtttctttttctgttattaaaaaatgaaactaagGTACAGGAAACATTACACCAATAGGCAAGAACTTAGGCAGAGAGAGTCTGTCCCAAAAATTAgcacaaaaaaaatgattaattagtttcacaaaacattttaattagtttcttttttttattagttgaacaattcatttgattatttgacaaataagttttttaataacttctaacattttttaaatattatttgaaataatattttttaaaacactatcttctatttttttatattttctttttttttatctttaatatatttattcattttcttgtctttttaataaatcataattttattagttttctgtcattttacactttttaacTACTTCAATAGCAAGTTTTACTGAATACTTTTAATttgataagttattttttaggttTCTAACTATCAGCTTTAATttgataagttattttttaagtttctaACTAGCAGCTTTAGCATCCAACTACCGTCTAGCTTTTCCTGAAAAACTGGCTGGTGGCGGGAAGgtgaaaatctaatttattaaattattagtgTTTTATAGAATTAACTGTTGCAATAActggaaaatataaaatgatataaaagtaataaaatcatgatttatttttaaaaaaataataatttttttataaaatatattaagaataaaagtagaaaaaatataaaaaactaaaggataaagttaacgttttaaaaaatattatttcaagtaaaatattaaaaagtgttagaagctactaaaaaagtttatgtactaaataattaaacaaattttttaactaataaaaaaaattaaaaataaattaaaatgtcttCTTGAACATAATCCAACTTTGCATATAGCAGCCGACAAACGTTAAACACATTCTTTTTCAAATTCGAACGCATTCTATAGGAGAGTTCTATAGTtttcaatttactattttaaccAAATATGTCCATTATAACTCATAAATATGTAAGGCTGACTTTCTGGAAACCACTCCAATAATCTCGTTTCTTTAATATATACGTATTTTGTAATGAGTTTAATATTGACAGTGCAACTGTATATAGTTTGcaacagaataaaaaaaaatagaggaatcTGGGGTCATAATTAGTTGTACCCTATAACCAATGGAATTGAAACAATAGTGTAAGATCTTGATTGGTTTACATGtgaaaaataatctatttaacTGGATAACAGGTTAAAAATATCTATAGTTTGAAAATATAAGgtgtgtataaaataaaataaaaacaaaaactaataaaacaagtaaaattctaaaaatgaaaataaattaaaaacaattggtTAAGACCTAATTAAGTTTTTGCTCTATCAAACTATTCATAATTTCCTTATTtaattcttcatttttattttttagaattaataaaatatcattttatttcttaaaattgtgGAAAGGTTATTAGTCATCCACAAACAAattctgttaaaaaaatgtgtgatGTGATATGTTATCTATTATGGGATTGTCCAACTATACATACATAAATAGCataaatagaaatcaaattgaCACTAAATTGATAATTTAGTGAAATAAGAAGattaaactaaaaaacacaAATCAAGTCAGTTAGGACAAGAAACCATCAATGATTGGTCTTTTatcaacaaaacattaaaaaaaaaatatgagagcCTTCAGGTCTTCACGTCTCACCCCTCACTCCCTTAATCATAAGCCCATTTGCTTCCCTTTGCTCCGTCGCAACAATCACCCTCACTCTTAAGTCATGAACTCACGACAACGACTACATATGACGAAAAGGCTAACAATTGTTGTGATAGTTTtatttccctctttttttttgttcattttttactttctaCCAAATTTCAAGGATAACAATAttcgtgaaaaaaaattattaacatatttattttagtataataaattaaagatagataattattttgttttattatcacatttagaagaaaaaaattgaaatgtgaTGCTATGATAGTCAttgtaattgtttttaatatgaaaaacgcTTATATATCCTAAAGTAATCTCATATatcattttgtaaaaattataacGAGGGTACTTGTATATTTAATGGTTTATATGACTTTAATTTGTAAATGTTGCACAGGtcttctattattttaaatgagaaaaatggTTATATAATAgttatctaaaattattttaatcataatttattatttatgattttttaaccataatattaatatgaaataacCAGTGACTTTGTCGATGACTcgtttttctcaaataatttGACTAGCTATCTTTAGTGATTTTTCTCTctcaatcacattttttttattcacaaaatttaaactcagAACCTTACTTAAAGGAATTGAGTTCAACATCACTTACTTGTTGGTCCCACTATTTATAATaagtttgataatttttacaGAATTACCTTAAAAGTCATATAATTAATGATCTCTGatgaataaaactaatttatcacCATTTAACAATACACATAACTCAATCATTTAAAATGCAAGTTGGAAACATGTATTGCAACATGTATTGCAATTCTGTAAGTAACTTATGTCAAAATCATGTCTAATGAATTAAAGTTTCAAAGGCATCctaacatattaaatatatgtagatcaaaaaagataaaatacaaTTTAGAAACTTATACTATAACTTTGTACgtagcatttttcaaaataaaatatcaaatcttatgtcaaaaaataaagagttagttttttttttatggaaacaCACTTATGtcatttcattaataataagCGCAGAAATACATGAGGGAACAATGTTAAAAACTTGAGAGCTAGCATGAAAAGTTGACCCATTGTTAAGGAATAAGCGACAAAATTTGTTTGTCTCTTGACCAAACCCACCATTGAGTTTGAAAAACTGGAAAATAAAGTGTGAGTTTACTCTCCTAAAATTCTTAGTCTCATTTTCGctcaacaaaattataaataagaaatttgatTATGACTCAGTCTTCACCAAATCTAGCTAGCCTTGGCTGAACCTGATTATGACTCAGGCTTCACCAAATCAAGATAACAAATTTGTGTTCAATTCAAGCTCAAAAATTATAGTCCAAAATCCTTAAATTATATCGAGCATGGTCAGGTTAGCCTGGTCAGTTGAATTGGTTTTGCCATGACCTTTGTATGCAAACCAGCACATGATGGTAGGAAAAATGAAAGTGACTATTACATTGGAGTAGAGGAAGAAGATAGGTTTGTGAGTAAAGAGTGAGGGTGAAAGGTGACAAGTCTCAGtgaacttttaaatattttgttaaggaTCAATAATTGATGGGTCAgacatacattttatttttgggtATAATTTGTGTGATTCCTCTCCCATCGGGTCGGTTCATTTTTTAGGTAAGTTGATATTTTGAGTTGTCACTCCATGCTCAAGTCGGAGATCGAATACCAAACCTTGAATAAGGAATCCAAATGTCAAATTACTTGTGCTAACAACTTTTGGTTATGGACATACATTCTAATTGACCTTATTGGTGTTTATGTGATTTAATGTCATCTTAATATACttgaaattatcaatttattgtCAAATTGATTCTTATTGATGTCTTCTTAAATGGACAATCACATGACAAATAATGTGACACATTCAACATTTCTTAATGATGTTAATGGATGGTTAATTATATCAACAAACTTGACTAATAAAATTTCATAGGGCTGACAATAAACTGAAAGAGAATAAATTACAGcacatattaatttaaatgttacatatttttagaa from Glycine soja cultivar W05 chromosome 16, ASM419377v2, whole genome shotgun sequence harbors:
- the LOC114389462 gene encoding mitochondrial phosphate carrier protein 3, mitochondrial-like, with the translated sequence MALPDSSSRRNSLIPSFIYSSSSKTLPLHHMLNSASAAAPSQPPENLHAGSRGLMIPSPSESRKIEMYSPAFYAACTAGGILSCGLTHMAVTPLDLVKCNMQIDPAKYKSISSGFGVLLKEQGFRGFFRGWVPTLLGYSAQGACKFGFYEFFKKYYSDIAGPEYASKYKTLIYLAGSASAEVIADIALCPFEAVKVRVQTQPGFARGLSDGLPKFVRSEGTLGLYKGLVPLWGRQIPYTMMKFASFETIVELIYKHAIPTPKNECTKGLQLGVSFAGGYIAGVLCAIVSHPADNLVSFLNNAKGATVGDAVKKLGLWGLFTRGLPLRIVMIGTLTGAQWGIYDAFKVSVGLPTTGGPAPAAALASDAELAKA